The following nucleotide sequence is from Halorussus caseinilyticus.
TCGCGGACGAGGCGCTGGACTTCGCCGAGGAGTTGGACATCGGAGCGAGAGAACTCGACAACGGGGCCACCGTCCTCGACTTCGGTCACGAGTTCGACGGCGGAATCGAGGCCGGTCTCCTCCTCGCGGAGATGCAGACCGCGGGTCTCGCCACCGTCCAGACCCGGATGGGCGAGGTTGCGGGCGCGCCGCTCCAGCACGTCGAGTTGACGAGCGACCACCCCGCGCTGGCCCTGCTCTGCTCGCAGAAGGCCGGGTGGGAAGTCAGGACCGAGGACTACGAGGGTCTCGGGAGCGGTCCGGCCCGCGCGCTGGTCGCCGAGGAAGACGAGTTCGCGCGCGTCGGCTACGAGGACGTGTCGGACTTCGCGGTGCTGGCCGTCGAGAGCGACGACTACCCCACCGAGTCGGTCGCCGAACACGTCGCGGACCTGACCGGCGTCGAATCGAGTAGCGTCTTCCTCCCGTCGGTTCCCACCGCGAGCGTGGCGGGGAGCGTCAGCATCGCCTCGCGCGCCGCGGAGATGGCGGTCTTCCGCCTCTCGGAACTGGGCTACGACCCGCTGGACGTGATTAGCGTCGCGGGGTCCGCACCGGTCGCGCCGGTCGCCGGGGACGAAGAGACCGCCATCGCCCGGACCAACGACGCGCTGGCCTACGGCGGGCAGGTCCACCTGACCGTCCGCGAGGAGTTCGACCGCTTCGAGGAAATAGTCTCGACGGCCAACGACGAGTACGGCACCCACTTCGCCGACATCTTCGAGTCGGTCGATTGGGACTTCTACGAGGTAGACGAGAGCGTCTTCGCGCCCGCTCAAGCCACCGTGGACGTGGTGGGCGGCGACACCTACGTCGTGGGCGAGCGAGACGAAGACCTGCTGACCGAGAGCTTCGGTATCTGACCGCGACGAACGGAGGTGAAGAGAGATGCAATTCAAACTGGTTCCCGAACCGCCCGCGGACCTCGACTTCGTGGCCGACGCCCAGCGCGCGGTCCCCCTCGTGCCGGGGAGCGAAGACGACTGCTGTGCCCGGATGTTAGACCGGACCGACCTGACGAGTCGTGACGCCGCCCGGACGTGGCTGACGTTCCTGCGGGCGTTGGGACTCGCCGAGGAAGGGCCGTCGGGGTTCACCCGGACGCGCGAGGACCCGACGCCGGAGTTCCTGCGCGAGCGGTTCCGCGAGAACGTCTTCGGGGTCCCGGCGGTGCTGGAGATTCTGGAGACGGCGGAGGGGTCGCTCTCCGCCGAGGAGGTGTTTGCGGCGTTCGAGAGCGAGGTGCCGACGTGGGAGCATCACAAGAATCCGAACTCGTGGGAGGAGATTTGGGGCGAGCGCGTGGGGTATCTGCTGGAGTGGGGCGTGCTGTTGGGGTTGGTGGAGCGGACGGACGGGGAGTACGTGGCCGAGTGAGTCATTCCTCGCCGTAGTAGTCGTCGTTCGTAGACGCCGAAGTAGCCCGCATCTGGGCCGCGTACCCGGCGATTCGGTCGTCCTCGGCGATGGCCCAGTAGCGTCCGCGGTGTCGGACGAGATTGCGGTCTTCGAGGCGTGACAAGGTGGCTCCGACGCTCCCGCGCTTGATGCCGGTCGCCTCGTGAATCTCGGTCTGCGTGAAGGCTTGCGTGTCGTTCTCGGCGAGGAACTGGAGGATGCGGTAGGGGTTGGTTCCTTCTTGGAGGTCGAGGATGGGGGTCGGGTCCTCGTCGAACTGGTCGATGCTGATGGGCATGTGTGAGTGTAATAAGTACGGCGAAGGAAGCTTTTCGCGTCAATCATTCACAATCTATAATCCCAAAAATTATAGGAGGATTAATAAAATCTAAACGGCTAAGTAAATTATGACAAACCTCTACTCGGTGGTAGAGCGTCTAGAAGTGGGCGATACTATTCTTTGGACCGCAACAGCCGAAGAACGAGATACGAATTTTTCAAGTGTAGATGCAATCACCGAAACGCAAAATGGTGTGGAAGTGCGGGTTTCGGGACCGGGAGGGGGTCAGTACACGCTTGATTTCCCGGAGAACAAGCACCCGAACACCCATTGGCATCCACCTGAAGATAGCCAAGAAACACATCTTGAGGCAGGTCATCAGCGACGACGCGGCGAGGTCTACGTCGGGAGAGGTCCACTGAAAATGCTGACTATCGTCGGTCGTGCTGAAGATACACCGGAGAGTATGGCGTACGAACCCCTCAAAGAAGCACTAAAATAATCGGCTTCGGATTTTGTCACCTATTCTATGAATTAGCCCAGTCTACAAACGGTATAAAAATAATGAGATGCTCACAGACCCTCTCACCGAATCTTCCGCACGTTACTGATGTCGAATCCGCCGTCGTGAATCTCCGTCTCGAAGCGGATGATGTCCTCTTGCTCCAACCTCGACAGCACCCCGCGGAACTCCCGGACGAACATCACCCGGTCGCGTTCGTTGCCGCCGGTCTCCCACTCGAAGGCGATGGTGCCGTCGGCCGCGCCCATCAGACTCCCCATCTGGGTGTCCGAGAGGGCTTCCTGATTGACGAGGACGAGAATCAGGCCGTCCCACGCGCGCGAGGCCTTCTGAAGCCCTTTGACCAGCAGGGTGATGTCGCTCCAGTCTAAGTGTTCGTTCGGCGCGCGGGCGAGGTCCGTCAGCGAGTCGATGACGACGAGGTTGCCCGAAGCGTACTCGTTGAGGTACTCGCCGAGCGCCTCCAACACGCCGCGGCGGTCGCTTCCCTGTCCGAGGTCCGTGATGGTCTGGGTCTTTCTGGTGTACCACTCGCGGGGAATCGCCGAGAGTTGGAAGTACTCCTGACTGAAGTCGGCGAACTCGACGGTCGAGACGCCCGCGTGGACGAGTTCCTCGCTCATCGTGAACTCGATTTCTCGGCGGAGTTCGTCCCCGCTGGCGGTGAACGAGACGTAGTGAATGTCCTCGGGGACCGCCGCGCGGTCGGACACGTCGCCGTAGTGGAGTTCGAACTGCTCCTCGTCGGTGTGGGCCAACCCGTTGATGGTCGCGGACGTGTAGCAGAACTCGCGGGCACCGGCCCCGGCCTCGCCCGCCAGCAGGACGACGCTTCCGGGCGGTGCGCCGCCGCCGATGATGTCGTCGAGTCGGGAGACGCCGAACGGAACTCTGGCCATGTCTCTCGGGTCGAACGTCTCAATCGCGGTGCTTGGGTCTTTCGTCTGCGGTGGTTCGCCGAGGGTTCAGTAGCGGTGTGTCTCGTTTTGAACAGAATTTTGTTTTCTTAAAATGGTTAAATATTTCTTAAGCATAACTATAAAATTGTATCCGGTTGCGGAGACGGGTCATCAGCGCACCGGGCCGACTCGAACCGGCGAAGAACGCCACCGCGACCACGCCGCACGGTGACGCAGGACGACGAGGGACCGCTTCGACGTGAACGGCGACGTGGAACGACGACGAGAACGGGAGCGACTGCTTGAGCCAATCAGACTGCACCGTACCGCCACAGCACCGCACCGTACCGCCACAGCACCGCACCGTACCGCCACAGCACCGCACCGTACCGCCACAGCACCGCACTGCCACCGCACTGCCACCGCACCGCGCCCCCGTTCCTCCCCGCGTGCGTCTGCGCTCGCGAACGCGAGCGCAGACGCGGCGCGTCCCGGGGTCTGACACTCCGGGCGCGTCCTGCACAAAGACTCCGGGCGCGTCCTGCACAAAGGTTCAAGTACCGAGACGCGACGAACCCTGCCCGGACGCCTCGCGCGGTTCTGGGCGCGGGCGGCGCGCGGGCACTGCCCGCGCGCCGCGGGACCGCCAGTCCGACTACCCCGAGAGGGCTGAGCCATCTACCTACCTATCTACCTACTCGCGTTCGACCCGCGCACCCCGGTTGCGCGGTTCGGCGACCAGCACCTCACCGCCGACGCCCGCCGCCGAGAGTGCGGCGTGGGCCGCTTCGTGGGCGGCCTCGACCCGGTTTTCGGTCGTCACGCCGTACACCGCGGGACCCCACGACGACTGGCCAGCGCCAGCTATCGCGGCCGACTCCGAGAGGCGCGCGACGAGTTCGCCGACCGGCGGTCGGTAGACCCCGCCCTGCTCGTCGGCGTACCACGCGCCGTTGAGACGGCCGACTTCGGCGACGGCCGCGCCGAAGTCGTCGGCGTCCCCCTCGGCGACCGCGGGCAGGACGCGCCGAGCGACGACTGCGGCGATTTCGTCGGCGAGTTTCGGGTCCGCGCTCTCGACCACCGACCGCATGCTCTCGTCCTCGCCGTCGCCGCTCCGACCGGGTTCGGAGTCGGGCAGGACGACGACGAACCGCCAGTCGTCGGGCACCTCGTGGCGGGCCGCCACCGCCGGGACCGACCACTCCCCGCGCGGCGGTCGGTCGGCGGTGAACCGCTCGGTTGGGTGGCCGGAGTCCACGACGAATCCGCCCGACTCGAACGTGGCGACCCCGACCCCGCTCCGCCCACCCCGACCGAGTTTGGGCGCGCGCTCCCGAACCCGCCGCTCGCGGTCGTGGGCGCGAGCGACCGCCGCGAGGACCGCGAGTGCCAACTGGGTTCCGCTCCCGAGTCCGACGTGGCGGAGGAGCGTCCGCTCGATTGTCACGTCCGCACCCGGCACGTCGAGCAGTTCGGTCGCTCGTCGGGCGTACTCGCGGGCGTCGTCGTGGTCACATCGCACTGTCTCGGCGGCGTCGGCGGTCACGACGACGCGCGGCGAGTCGAGCGCAATCCCGAGCGACCCGTAGAGTCGCGCGTGCGCCAACGAGAGATTCTGAAAGCCGAAGTGGAGACGCCCCCCCGCCGTGACCCGAGCCATGTCCTCCGTTTCGAGGGGGACGGGGTTCGTCGTTCCGACAGTGGCAAAAACTGGTCAGGTCAACTCCGCGAGAACGTGGTCGGCGACCCGTTCGACCCCGTTGTCGTGGTCCGGTTCGTTCGGCGGATGTCGGACCGCTCGGGCGACGTGGGTCACGGAGTGTTCGACCTGAAAGCCCCGAACGCCTTTGCGTTCGAGGACCCGGGTCACGCCGTGTTGCTCGTCGGTGAACGGGTAGACGACGCAGGGCGTGCCGCCGACTGCGGCCTCCATCACGGTGGAGTAGCCCGAACACACCACCACGTCGGCGGCCCGAATCCACGGCAAGAGCGCGGGAACCGGTTCCCACGCCTCGTCGCCGACCAGCGTCACCTCGTGGCCTTCGGTCCGCAGGGTCTCGGCGAGTACGTCGAAGTTCGTGGAGTAGACGCTCGGAACGACCAACACGTCCACGTCGTCTTCGGGCGGCGGACAGTCTCCGGGGTCGAGCGCGACGGGCGGAACGTGAGTCACGCCCGGCGGGTCGCCCTCGTCGGGCGGCCACACCGCCGGGTAGAGGAACGACTCGGCGGCACCCAACTGGTAGCGGTTGAGGAGCCACGTGAACACCTGTTCGACGGCGGCGTCGTAGTAGGACGCCGCGTTGTGCGTGACGATGTAGAGCGGGGTCCCGGTCAGCGGCGCGGCCATCGCCGCGAACATGTCGTCCGTCACCAGCGCCGCGGGGTCCTCGCGCCGGAGCCACCGAACGAAGTCGAAGACGCGCTTACCGCTGTAGGGGAGGCTTCTGGTGAGGACCCGGCCGAGGGAACCCTGCTGGTAGTCGCCGATGTAATCGACCGGCGCGGCCCGGAACACCTCGTAGCCGTTGTGTTCGATGAATCGGGAACCGGGGCCGCCGCCAGCGAGCGCAATCTCCGCACCCGCGTCTTCGAAGGCCTGCGCGACGGCGAGCATCCGAGTCGCGTGGCCAGCGCCTTCGGGGTAGTGGGCGACGGCGACCGTCTGGTCCATGGCGTCCTTTCGACGGGCGTCCCGAAAGTATGTTCTCATTCCAGAATTTCGTTGGAACGTCGGAGCGTCACCGGCAGTTCCGCGTATCGGCCGCTTCGCCTTCGTTTCCGGCCGGGACGACCGAAAGTCACCGACGCCCGAAAAGAGTGACTTCGAGGTTACAGGACGGGACCGGGACGGGTCAGCCTTCCATCCCGCTGAACGAGAGACCGCCCTCGATGTACCGCTGGGCGAACAGGTAGACGAGCATGATGGGTGAGGCGAACGTGAGCGCGAACGCCGAGAACCGCGCCCACGGCACCGAGTACTCGCTGACCAGCGAGAACAACCCGACCGGCAGGGTGTAGTTGTCGGTCCCGAGCAACGTCTGGGCGACGACGAACTCCGTCCACCCCGTGAGGAAGGTGAAGATGAAGACCGTCGCCAGTCCCGCCTTCGACAGCGGAAGGATGACTTCCACGACGACCCGCCACGCGGGAGCGCCGTCTACGACCGCGGCCTCCTCGTAGGAGACCGGGATGCCGTCCATGTAGGTCTTCAACAGCCACGTGTTGAACGGGACCGCTGTCGCGGCGTAGTACACCGACAGCGCGAGTTTGCTGTCGTTGAGTCCGACCTGCACGAACACGGTGTAGAGTCCGATGAGCAGTGCGATTCCGAGACCGCCGCCGACCTGCGTCAACAGCACGTAGCCGAACAGAATCTTCCGGCGGCCGATGAACTTCCGGCGCGAGAGCGCGTACGCGCCGGGGACGACCAGACACATCGACAGGATGACCGTCGGGATGGCGACGGTGAGACTGTTCCACAGGAACTTCTTGAAGTCCGAAGGGTTCTCGACGCCGTAGGCCGAGGCGTCGAGGAACGCAATCCGTGGCGTGTCGAACACCAGTGCCGCGTCGGTGAGCGGGATGCCCAGCGCGATGCGGTAGCTCGGTACGATGAGGTCGCCCAGAACCCAGACGAACGGTTGGACCGACGGTTGCTCGGGGAACAATCGCAGGCCGTCCACGGAGTGTATCGACCCGCCGGACCCCGACAGCGCCGAGACGAGTATCCAGTAGATGGGGAACAGAAGCGTGAGGACAACGACTAACGCACCGGCCGTCAGTCCGAGACTCTTGAGCGGTCGCACCGGCGAAATCTCACCCTTCCGAATCCCGCGAGCGGTGTAGCGTGCCTCCCGGAACACCTCGACCGGCGTCGTCGCTAGTCCCACCGCATCGTCTCTGAGGTTCCGAGCGACCGAACGGAGCAGACTCACGCGTCGTTCACCCCGTCCGCGAGTTTCCCGCGCTTGACGTTCAGCCACATGAACGCTCCGATGAACGCGATGGCGACGAGGCTAATCGCCGCGCCCTGTCCGTACTCGAAGTAGGTGAACGCCTCTCGGTAGCCGTAGACGACGATGAGTTCGTTCGCGCGCGCCGGACCGCCCTGATTGAACACGTAGGGGATGAGGAACTGCTGGAACGACGCCGCGGCCGTCAGGATGGACGCGAACAGGACCGGCCGCTTGATGGACGGCAGGGTGACGTGCAGGAATCGCGCGAAGTAGCCCGCGCCGTCTACCTTCGCGGCTTCGTGGAGTTCCTCGGACACGTCCTGAAGCGCACTCACGGTGATGATGACCATGAAGGGGTAGGCTAGCCACGCCTCGGTGACGTTGTAGGCGAGAAACGCCATCCAACGGTCGCTCAGCCACGACACCGACGAGAAGCCCAGTGCCCCGAGAACCTGATTCGCCAGTCCGAACTCCGCGGAACTGAAGATACCGCGCCACACCGTGATGGTGAAGATAGCGGGCAGGCCCATCGGAATAATGATGAGCGAGCGCATCACGCGCTTGCCACGCACTCGGTCGCCGGTGACGACCAGCGCGACGCCGATGCTCAGCGTCAACTTCAGCACGACGCTCGTGGCGACGAACAGCCACGTGATGCCGAAGGAGTTCCAGAACTGCGGGTCGGTCAGGACGGTGACGTAGTTCTGGACGCCGACGAACGCCGCCTCCCCGAACGTCAGCACCGACAGCGCACCTTCGCCCGCGAACAGGTTCGACGGTTCGGCGTTCGTAAAGGAGATGCCCAGCA
It contains:
- the mch gene encoding methenyltetrahydromethanopterin cyclohydrolase → MDSLNRNALELADEALDFAEELDIGARELDNGATVLDFGHEFDGGIEAGLLLAEMQTAGLATVQTRMGEVAGAPLQHVELTSDHPALALLCSQKAGWEVRTEDYEGLGSGPARALVAEEDEFARVGYEDVSDFAVLAVESDDYPTESVAEHVADLTGVESSSVFLPSVPTASVAGSVSIASRAAEMAVFRLSELGYDPLDVISVAGSAPVAPVAGDEETAIARTNDALAYGGQVHLTVREEFDRFEEIVSTANDEYGTHFADIFESVDWDFYEVDESVFAPAQATVDVVGGDTYVVGERDEDLLTESFGI
- a CDS encoding helix-turn-helix transcriptional regulator, whose protein sequence is MPISIDQFDEDPTPILDLQEGTNPYRILQFLAENDTQAFTQTEIHEATGIKRGSVGATLSRLEDRNLVRHRGRYWAIAEDDRIAGYAAQMRATSASTNDDYYGEE
- a CDS encoding RAD55 family ATPase, encoding MARVPFGVSRLDDIIGGGAPPGSVVLLAGEAGAGAREFCYTSATINGLAHTDEEQFELHYGDVSDRAAVPEDIHYVSFTASGDELRREIEFTMSEELVHAGVSTVEFADFSQEYFQLSAIPREWYTRKTQTITDLGQGSDRRGVLEALGEYLNEYASGNLVVIDSLTDLARAPNEHLDWSDITLLVKGLQKASRAWDGLILVLVNQEALSDTQMGSLMGAADGTIAFEWETGGNERDRVMFVREFRGVLSRLEQEDIIRFETEIHDGGFDISNVRKIR
- a CDS encoding beta-ribofuranosylaminobenzene 5'-phosphate synthase family protein produces the protein MARVTAGGRLHFGFQNLSLAHARLYGSLGIALDSPRVVVTADAAETVRCDHDDAREYARRATELLDVPGADVTIERTLLRHVGLGSGTQLALAVLAAVARAHDRERRVRERAPKLGRGGRSGVGVATFESGGFVVDSGHPTERFTADRPPRGEWSVPAVAARHEVPDDWRFVVVLPDSEPGRSGDGEDESMRSVVESADPKLADEIAAVVARRVLPAVAEGDADDFGAAVAEVGRLNGAWYADEQGGVYRPPVGELVARLSESAAIAGAGQSSWGPAVYGVTTENRVEAAHEAAHAALSAAGVGGEVLVAEPRNRGARVERE
- a CDS encoding glycosyltransferase — translated: MDQTVAVAHYPEGAGHATRMLAVAQAFEDAGAEIALAGGGPGSRFIEHNGYEVFRAAPVDYIGDYQQGSLGRVLTRSLPYSGKRVFDFVRWLRREDPAALVTDDMFAAMAAPLTGTPLYIVTHNAASYYDAAVEQVFTWLLNRYQLGAAESFLYPAVWPPDEGDPPGVTHVPPVALDPGDCPPPEDDVDVLVVPSVYSTNFDVLAETLRTEGHEVTLVGDEAWEPVPALLPWIRAADVVVCSGYSTVMEAAVGGTPCVVYPFTDEQHGVTRVLERKGVRGFQVEHSVTHVARAVRHPPNEPDHDNGVERVADHVLAELT
- a CDS encoding sugar ABC transporter permease — its product is MSLLRSVARNLRDDAVGLATTPVEVFREARYTARGIRKGEISPVRPLKSLGLTAGALVVVLTLLFPIYWILVSALSGSGGSIHSVDGLRLFPEQPSVQPFVWVLGDLIVPSYRIALGIPLTDAALVFDTPRIAFLDASAYGVENPSDFKKFLWNSLTVAIPTVILSMCLVVPGAYALSRRKFIGRRKILFGYVLLTQVGGGLGIALLIGLYTVFVQVGLNDSKLALSVYYAATAVPFNTWLLKTYMDGIPVSYEEAAVVDGAPAWRVVVEVILPLSKAGLATVFIFTFLTGWTEFVVAQTLLGTDNYTLPVGLFSLVSEYSVPWARFSAFALTFASPIMLVYLFAQRYIEGGLSFSGMEG
- a CDS encoding carbohydrate ABC transporter permease translates to MSTASRVARRVEDVPFLEREDASLLLVLPGLFVFSAFMLFPILYLLGISFTNAEPSNLFAGEGALSVLTFGEAAFVGVQNYVTVLTDPQFWNSFGITWLFVATSVVLKLTLSIGVALVVTGDRVRGKRVMRSLIIIPMGLPAIFTITVWRGIFSSAEFGLANQVLGALGFSSVSWLSDRWMAFLAYNVTEAWLAYPFMVIITVSALQDVSEELHEAAKVDGAGYFARFLHVTLPSIKRPVLFASILTAAASFQQFLIPYVFNQGGPARANELIVVYGYREAFTYFEYGQGAAISLVAIAFIGAFMWLNVKRGKLADGVNDA